A genome region from Anopheles stephensi strain Indian chromosome 2, UCI_ANSTEP_V1.0, whole genome shotgun sequence includes the following:
- the LOC118505672 gene encoding E3 ubiquitin-protein ligase TRIM37-like, translated as MHRSLVEDFACISMASSSGRSESRRHGATSHSLSTTIPAIPSTSSNASLPPSPGAGTRRHVLSHINDIFKCTICFGRLEDPHLCPQCSKLYCYDCIGEWLDSGSSQSCPNCKITLQLEQLVKVRWFDDIQKLQQNLHTLSACDAEEEKQAERPPTGKGTENELCPMHGRVVNFYCSTCNQCICEVCATDVIEGRHRDHTFKTLHVTYEQHLSVLENELEKVEHYRDKLSLLQNKIERNVTLIGRVKSMKHKELEAIMLSAMESLDRQEEEKLMKLHAHQHSLLGQIDEIDQKLQTMRCEMMLCSKPQLIQMKPKIFAVCNAIRMNPIKDFKQIRLPARLKIEIPNLYETGVFVVHNFSTFDDNKVVYSNEFSDCFGRTWRIMAWCVIAEDHFGIYLELVNGTPCWMECTFQLIHYHPEKTISKTIRQYFDRTPQKGWGLRDFVTLKTILEEEYLQVNDSLELLYNIRPCSPTAEPSGVLDADESLSEQ; from the exons ATGCACCGTTCGCTCGTTGA AGATTTCGCCTGCATCAGTATGGCTAGTTCGAGTGGCAGAAGCGAGTCCCGCCGGCACGGGGCCACATCCCATTCGCTTTCGACGACCATTCCAGCCATCCCATCGACGTCCTCGAACGCCTCATTGCCACCTTCCCCGGGCGCCGGCACGCGTCGTCACGTGCTGTCCCACATCAATGACATCTTCAAGTGTACGATCTGTTTTGGCCGGCTGGAAGATCCGCACCTGTGCCCGCAGTGTTCGAAGCTGTACTGTTACGATTGCATTGGCGAGTGGCTCGATTCGGGCAGCAGCCAAAGCTGCCCGAACTGTAAGATCACGCTCCAGCTCGAACAGCTCGTGAAGGTGCGTTGGTTCGACGATATACAGAAGCTGCAGCAGAACCTACACACGCTGAGCGCTTGCGATGCGGAAGAAGAGAAGCAGGCTGAGAGGCCGCCAACCGGCAAAGGGACGGAGAACGAGCTGTGTCCGATGCATGGAAGGGTGGTGAACTTTTACTGTTCCACCTGCAACCAGTGCATCTGTGAGGTTTGTGCGACGGATGTGATCGAAGGGCGGCATCGGGACCACACGTTCAAGACGCTGCACGTGACGTACGAACAGCACCTGAGCGTGCTCGAGAACGAGCTGGAGAAGGTGGAACACTACCGGGACAAGCTGTCGCTGCTGCAGAACAAGATCGAACgcaacgtgacgctgatcggGCGGGTGAAGAGCATGAAGCACAAGGAGCTGGAAGCGATCATGCTATCGGCCATGGAGAGTCTCGACCggcaggaggaagagaagctgATGAAGCTGCACGCCCACCAGCACAGTCTGCTCGGCCAGATAGACGAGATCGACCAGAAGCTGCAAACGATGCGGTGCGAAATGATGCTCTGCAGCAAGCCGCAGCTCATACAGATGAAGCCGAAGATTTTTGCCGTCTGTAACGCGATTCGCATGAACCCGATCAAGGACTTCAAGCAGATCCGGCTGCCGGCACGGTTGAAAAT CGAAATCCCGAACCTGTACGAAACGGGCGTCTTTGTGGTGCATAACTTTTCCACCTTCGACGACAATAAGGTGGTGTACTCGAACGAGTTTTCCGACTGCTTTGGGCGCACGTGGCGCATCATGGCGTGGTGCGTGATAGCGGAGGATCACTTCGGCATCTATCTGGAGCTGGTCAATGGAACGCCGTGCTG GATGGAATGTACCTTCCAGCTGATCCATTACCATCCGGAGAAGACGATCAGCAAGACGATCCGCCAGTACTTCGATCGAACGCCCCAGAAGGGTTGGGGTTTGCGTGATTTCGTGACGCTGAAAACGATTCTGGAGGAAGAGTATCTGCAGGTGAATGATTCGCTCGAGCTGCTGTACAACATCCGGCCATGTTCACCTACCGCCGAACCGTCCGGGGTGCTGGATGCCGATGAATCGCTGAGCGAACAGTGA
- the LOC118505684 gene encoding probable ribosome biogenesis protein RLP24, whose amino-acid sequence MRIETCFFCSNKIYPGHGMVFVRNDCKVFRFCRSKCRRAFNKKKNPRKIRWTKAYRKTNAKELTVDPSFEFEKRRNVPTKYDRELWNKTIEAVKKINEIKHRRECHFVMERLRKAREHEIHRDIVDVQKNIALIRSPAIGLKERRAKEEAQESALLMDVEDGEEEEEIQYVDARKLEKQLEESAALGDDEEMLRA is encoded by the exons ATGCGTATCGAGACGTGCTTTTTCTGCTCGAACAAAATCTATCCCGGGCACGGGATGGTTTTCGTGCGCAACGACTGCAAA GTGTTCCGATTCTGCAGGTCGAAATGCCGCCGCGCGttcaacaaaaagaagaacccGCGCAAGATTCGCTGGACCAAGGCGTACCGCAAGACGAACGCGAAGGAGCTGACCGTCGATCCGAGCTTCGAGTTCGAGAAGCGGCGCAACGTGCCGACCAAGTACGACCGCGAGCTGTGGAACAAAACGATCGAGGCGGTGAAGAAGATCAACGAAATCAAGCACCGGCGCGAATGCCATTTCGTGATGGAGCGTTTGCGAAAGGCGCGCGAGCACGAGATACATCGGGACATTGTGGACGTGCAGAAGAACATTGCCCTCATCCGGTCGCCGGCCATCGGGCTGAAGGAGCGCCGGGCGAAGGAGGAAGCACAGGAATCGGCCCTGCTGATGGACGTGGAGGACggcgaggaggaggaagagatcCAGTACGTGGACGCCCGCAAGCTCGAGAAGCAGCTGGAAGAGTCGGCCGCGCTCGGGGATGACGAGGAAATGCTGCGCGCGTAA
- the LOC118505674 gene encoding neither inactivation nor afterpotential protein G — MGCLKKLVLASFVTAALVCGALLLVWIWLGVEIIPNQIRDPRTLQDRSFDYIIVGAGTAGCVLANRLSENPNVTVLLVEAGDTFGAASIIPLISTAMQGTKYDWAFRTTPQKYSSHGLGNNQQLLPRGKGLGGSGQINYMLHFTGIPEDFDRWERLGARDWNWRGMKPYLDKLNHPVAGGDQDGDDDVLQDCKQEELTGEELYETNNHYASILSESDKHASISFCTRKASPQNRHLSATGRLHITEVDPRDSLLAKVFTDAPLELGEQYHFNPARYTIRNGIRWSSYHAYLRPAFGRPNLSILTSTSVAKILFDDTNRTKGVLVQPPIGTGHHQPPVRITVGREVILSAGALHTPQILKLSGIGPKLELKRHGIEVVHDAPGVGQNYFDHLNLPLFVSINATASVTMDKVLSVDSIRQYLQHGRGVLSTTAIAGIGSPRGGRYGIILFGMGSVDEQALRHVSNMEEDTFRAFFPSYQNTSQEGFLFLSTCHQPASRGGIFLRDRHIDSVPFFNPNYLKDRSDIGCMIQAIRLAARTVRTDAFRSIGAHLHWPHIKRCSNFGPPVNSSTEQPSDRYLECILRTSALTGHHPGGTAAIGLHSEAVVDNQLRVNGVHGLRVVDASVFPAPVSGTPNSVVIAVAEKGSDLILQNSN, encoded by the exons ATGGGTTGCCTCAAGAAATTGGTGCTTGCTTCGTTTGTGACGGCCGCACTGGTTTGCGGTGCACTGCTGCTCGTGTGGATATGGCTTGGAGTGGAAATTATTCCCAATCAAATTCGTGACCCACGAACACTGCAGGATCGGTCCTTCGATTACATTATCG TCGGTGCCGGCACGGCAGGATGTGTGTTGGCCAACCGTCTTTCGGAAAATCCGAACGTAACCGTGCTGCTGGTAGAAGCGGGCGATACGTTCGGTGCGGCTTCAATCATCCCGCTCATCAGTACCGCCATGCAGGGCACCAAGTACGATTGGGCATTCCGGACGACACCGCAGAAATATTCCTCACACGGTTTGGGTAACAAT CAACAACTGTTACCACGTGGCAAAGGATTGGGTGGCTCGGGACAAATCAACTACATGCTACATTTCACGGGCATACCGGAGGATTTTGACCGCTGGGAACGGTTGGGTGCACGTGATTGGAACTGGCGTGGCATGAAACCTTACCTCGATAAGCTTAACCATCCGGTGGCTGGGGGCGATCAGGACGGTGATGATGACGTGCTGCAGGACTGTAAACAGGAGGAGCTTACTGGCGAGGAGTTGTATGAG ACCAACAACCACTACGCATCGATTCTGTCGGAAAGTGACAAACACGCAAGCATTAGCTTTTGCACGCGAAAGGCTTCCCCACAAAACAGACACCTTTCCGCAACGGGTCGCTTACACATAACCGAGGTGGACCCTCGGGACTCTCTGCTGGCAAAAGTGTTTACCGACGCACCACTAGAACTTGGTGAGCAGTATCACTTCAATCCGGCCCGTTACACCATTCGCAATGGAATCCGTTGGAGCAGTTACCATGCTTACCTGCGACCCGCCTTCGGACGTCCGAATCTCTCCATCCTAACATCAACGTCCGTTGCGAAGATCCTTTTCGATGACACCAATCGTACGAAGGGTGTGCTGGTGCAGCCGCCGATCGGGACaggccaccaccaaccaccggTTCGCATCACAGTCGGGCGGGAAGTGATACTGTCTGCCGGTGCCCTACACACACCACAGATTCTGAAACTATCTGGCATTGGGCCGAAACTGGAGCTAAAACGGCACGGCATCGAAGTGGTGCACGATGCACCCGGCGTGGGACAGAACTATTTCGACCATCTCAATCTGCCGCTGTTTGTGAGCATCAACGCAACGGCCAGTGTAACGATGGATAAGGTCCTGTCGGTGGATTCGATCCGGCAGTACCTTCAGCATGGTCGCGGAGTTTTATCCACCACGGCCATCGCTGGCATTGGAAGTCCTCGTGGTGGTCGGTACGGCATTATTCTGTTCGGGATGGGCAGTGTCGATGAGCAAGCGCTACGCCACGTGTCCAACATGGAAGAGGACACGTTCCGGGCGTTTTTCCCCTCCTACCAGAACACCAGCCAGGAAGGATTCCTGTTCCTGAGCACCTGCCATCAGCCGGCCAGCCGTGGAGGTATCTTTCTGCGCGATCGTCACATCGACAGTGTTCCATTTTTCAACCCAAACTATCTGAAGGATCGGTCCGACATTGGGTGTATGATCCAAGCGATACGATTGGCTGCGCGGACGGTTCGGACGGATGCTTTCCGGAGCATAGGTGCCCATCTGCACTGGCCACACATAAAGCGGTGCTCAAATTTCGGACCGCCGGTGAACAGCAGTACCGAGCAACCGTCTGATCGGTATCTGGAGTGTATTCTGCGTACTTCGGCGCTTACAGGACATCATCCCGGAGGGACGGCCGCCATTGGACTGCACAGTGAGGCTGTGGTTGACAATCAGCTCAG GGTTAACGGAGTGCATGGTTTGCGCGTCGTTGATGCAAGCGTCTTCCCAGCGCCCGTATCCGGAACACCGAACTCCGTGGTGATTGCGGTGGCCGAAAAAGGAAGCGATTTAATATTGCAAAACAGTAATTGA
- the LOC118505687 gene encoding stress-associated endoplasmic reticulum protein 2: MAPQQRIRIANEKASKNITMRGNVPKSSKNTEEKYPVGPWLLALFIFVVCGSAIFQIIQSIRIA; this comes from the coding sequence ATGGCCCCACAGCAGCGAATCCGTATTGCCAACGAGAAGGCCAGCAAGAACATTACGATGCGTGGCAATGTGCCCAAATCGTCGAAAAACACCGAGGAAAAGTATCCGGTCGGACCGTGGCTGCTGGCCCTGTTCATCTTCGTTGTGTGCGGTTCGGCGATATTCCAGATCATTCAATCGATCCGCATAGCATAA